ATATGACGAAGGCATAGAATGTGTCAATAAAGCTTTGGAGTTAAATTCGAGTAATGTCATTGCATTAAAATTGAGAAATAATGTTTTAAAAGGTAATTTAAGATGAAATGTTAAAATAATCTGTAACTAACGAGAAAAATTCTTAATAGCTAAAAAAAACATATTTACTATTGCAGGTGTATTTAAATGTCTGAAGATCATAATAAAAAAGAACACAAACACTGTCCTTTTTGCGGACACCATGTAGATGAAGATGATATGATTTGCCCTCACTGCGGATTATTCATCCCATAATTATTTTTTCTAAAATCAATTAAACAACTTTATTATTATCTTTATATAAATTAATCATTAATTAACAATATTTACCTGTTTTTGTAAAATTTAGGTGAGGTTAGCTAATGGTTCAATGTCGTGAATGTAATAGTGAAGTTTCAGATAAGGCAAAGTTCTGCCCCAAATGCAGAACTCCCTTAAAAAGTAATGAAGATGTTCCAAAAAGTCCTAAAATAGTCAGTGATAAGAAAGGTGGTTTCAATCCTATTTTGATTATTGGTATAATAGCTATTGTAGCTATTGCTGCATTAGGTGCAGGTCTGCTTTTAGGTGGTGGAAGTGATGATTCACCTGCTGCTGTAAATAATACTGCTGAGAGTGATGATGTTGCTGAAGATGTAAATCCTGCTCCTGCAAGTGCCAATGTTACTTATGTCTGTTCTCAAAAGTCTGACAAGTTTCATTTGCCTGAGTGTGAATGGGCTCAAAAGATAAATCCTAAAAACAAGATTACTTATAATTCCAGAGATGCTGCTGTAGCAGATGGAAGGATTCCATGTCAGGTTTGTAATCCTTAAAGTTTATTACCTAAGATAAACATAATTTAAATACAATGAGGTTTTTAAAATGAATTGTCCTAACTGTGGAGCTGAAGTATTATCAGATAATGAAAAATTTTGCAGAAAATGCGGTTTTAAATTGGTTGATTCAGAAGTTAAAAAAGCTACTGTAATTTCAGAAGATATTCCAAAAACACGGTGCCGCAGCTGCAATAATATGATAGACAACAATTTAAGAATTTGTCCCTACTGCGGATCAAATCCAAATTCATCTTCAACATATGCATCATCAGCATCCAAAACAAACAGCAGCAGCTCAAGTGACAGTGACTGCTGGGGATGCTGTGGTTTAATTGTAGTTATTGTAATTATATTGTATATTATAGGATTGATATTTTGATTTATGACCACATAATGAATATCTGCAAATATTTATGCCATCAGAAACCTGAAAGGTCATTTTTCTACAAAGAAAAGCAGTTTCCAGTTTGCAGCAGATGTACAGGAATTGTTATAGGTGCGGCTGCAGGGTTTGTTTTAGCTAGTTTAACCCAACCTAATTTAATTTTTGTTTTAGGATTTATTCCATTAATTATTGACGGAACTACACAGTATTACGGTTTAAGAACAAGCAATAACACTTTAAGATTTGTTACAGGTTTGTTATGTGGCTTTTCAATACCTTTCGTTGTTTTTAAAACAGAATCAGTTATACTCAATTATTTCTAAATTTTCCAAGCTGTCATCTATCAGCTCTTCAATGAATTCTGAAGGGTTATTTTTATCACTTATTAAGTAAACATTATTTTTAGAGCGGGTTAAACCTACATAGAATAATCTGCGTTCTTCTGAATATTTGTAATCATAATTTTTGGTATTTACATAATTCAAAACACTGTGGGTTTTTAATTTTGATGGAAAACCTAAATAGTCATCAACCATATTGATTATAATCACATTATCTGCTTCCAGACCTTTAGATGAATGCAGGGTTCTGTAGTAAACATTATTCATTGATTTGTCTGTTTTGTCTAAAATTCGTAAGAATTTGTCTTTTTTCAGATTGCCTTTTTTAACCAGATTTCTGTGTTTTATAAACTGGTTGATGTTGTTGTTTGTTCTGCCTAAGATTAATACATCTTCGGATTTTTTAGAGAGATCTTTTATAAGATTATAAATCATTTCTCTTTTTTCTATAGGATTTTTTTGAGGATAGATTATTTTAACAGGTTTTTTCAGATTTTTAGGAGACTTAAGAGATTTCCTAATTTGTTTAGGGTTTTTCATAATGAAGCTACCTGCTATGTCAATCAGCTCCTGAGGGTTCCTGTATGTTTTTTCAATGAATATTCTTTGAGGATTTTCAAAATACTCTTCAAAATGTGAGAAAAATTCAATGTTTGTTCCTCTAAATCCGTATATTGACTGCCAGTCATCACCTACAACTGTCAGATGTGCATCTGTTTTATCCTGCAGGCTTTTAATCAGATTATAATTGGTATATGTGGTATCCTGATATTCATCAACCAGTATGTATCTGTAATGTTTTTTCAGCCCGTATTTTTTAATCAGCTTGCTTGATTCATTTATCATGTCATTAAAATCAATCTGCTGGTGCATATCCAAGTATTTCTGATAGTAACTGTAGAAATCTTCAGCGATTTTTAGGAAGATGTCATGGTCCTTGTCATCGTTACTGCTTCTGAAATAGCTGAAATAATCTTTTGTAAAATTGTTGCCCTTAAATAAATTTATAAAATCTGCAAGCAGGGGTTTAAATGCCACTTTTGTAAATGCTTCTTTCAATTCATTCAATAACTCTTTTCTGTCATTTCTTCTAATGATGTAGCTTTCAATGTTTAAAAAATATGAATCGCAAAATTCAAGAATATCTTTTAATGTATCAGTATTTGCATTGGCCAGATAATCATTTATTATAGCCAATATTTCATTGTTTTCAATAACTGACACTTTATGGTGCTGCTTAATGACTGATCTTCCCAGACTGTGAAATGTCCTTATCTCAACATTTTCCGGAAGCTTTCCTTTTAAATCCCTGACAGAAGTATTTGAAAATGACAGACACAAAATATCTTCAGGTCTGACATGCTTTTTAGCTATCAGATATTTTATTTTTGCAATTAAAGTAAATGTTTTTCCTGTTCCTGCTCCTGCAATGATTTGAACATTTTTGGAATCTAAAACACAGGCTATTTTTTGCTGTGTGTCTAAAGGTTTGCTGTTTACTGTTTTAAAAAACTTATCATTAGCCAGCAGCTCCTGTCTAGTTTTATCATCCAAATCATCAATACTTTTGTAGTCTTTTTTCAAGTACTTGCCGTTTTTGCTGGCTATTTTTTCAGGTTCTGTTTTAATATCTTTAGTGAATGTTTCAATAACTGGCTTTTTATTTGTTTTTTTCTTTTCTGGCCGTGGTGTTTTTTTAACTTCCTTAGTTTCAGCAGTTTTTATACAGCCGCACATCGGGCATTTGCTGCCATTTAGTATCATTGATCCGCATTCACTACAAAAATCCATAATATATATTTTTTATTAACATTTAAAAATAGCTTTCCTAAGAGTGTCTGAAAAGTATTTCTGTTTTATACATATTTTAAATACTAGTTTAATTAAAAATTATAAATGAGGTGTTTTATTGAATCAAGATGAATATATAGGAAATATTGTTAAAAATGGAGTTATAGCATTAATTATAGGATTTATTATAACTGGCATTTTATATTCTGTAATGTATTCAATAAACGGAATTGAAATGTATGCCGGTTTTATAATTTTAGGAGCACTCTACGGGTTCCTGTTTATAAAATTAGACATTTTTAAAAATGAACTGGATTTAATCATAACAAATGCTGTTTTTGCATTCTTTGGTTCATATGTAAGCATACATTTAATATTTACAAGTGCATTGAAAATAGCTATGAATTCTTCACTGCTGACTTATCAGTTTATAGGAATCTGTATTATTGCAGCTGTTGTTGTTAACTACATCCGTGACACTTATCTGGAAATTAATCCTTTAGGGTCAATTAACCTGAATTTGGGAAAATTGCCTACAGTTATCTGTCCTGAATGCGGTGTTGAAGTCAATGCCGAAAATATATTCTGTTCTGAATGCGGCCATAAGTTCAGTTTTATACATTGTCCTGAATGCGGTGCAAAATTAGATGAGGAAGGTGCATTCTGTCAGGAATGCGGTTATAAATTAGAAGATGACTCTAAAAAAGAAGAAGTTAAAGAAGATAACTCTAAAAATGACATTTCCCTAAAAAAAGAAGTTAAAGAAGATAACTCTAAAAAAGACATTTCCCTAAAAAAAGAAGTTAAAGAAGATAACTCTAAAAAAGAAGATAACCTTAAAAGCTGTTCCAATTGCGGAACTAAAGTAAGCGAAGATTCCAAATTCTGTCCCGAATGCGGAAATAAAATCAGATGAATAAACTATGAAATATTGTCCAAAATGCGGCAGCGAAATAAAAAACAATATGAAGTTTTGCCAAAAGTGCGGAGCCAAACTTCCTGCTGACCACATAAATTTAAACAATGAATACTGCAAGCATTGCGGTTCAGCAATTCCCAAGGGAGCCACCAGATGCCCAAAATGCGACAGATATTTAGATGAAGCTGCAAATGACAGCCATAGTGTTGCTACTGTAATAGGATATATCTTTTCTTTTTTAGTTCCTTTAGCAGCTGTTGTTGCAGGCATTTACTTATTAACTCAGAAAAATGAAAACGTCCATAAACACGGAGCATGCATTATCATCATAGCTGTTGGAGTCATGTGCATCACATATTTATACTATATTAAATTTTTATAAAATTATTACTATTTTTTAACTTTTTTTAAATCATTATATACACAAGTTTATATACTATATTTTATAAATTAATAATTATCAGGAAAAAAAACTATTTTTAAATCAAAAGAAACATGAATTTTTTATAAATTTGTAAATAAAAAACTTGATATTATAAAAGGAATGTTTAATAAAATGAAAAAATTCAATAATAAAAGCAGGTACTTTACTGATGAATTAAATAAACTTGGAGAATGGATGAAATGGTTTTTATTGACCGTTATAACTTTAATTATCATCTCTCAAGTTTCTCACATGTTTTTAACATATGGTGGATAAAATAATGTCTAAAAAAATAATTTATGATGAGTCTCTTGATTCTGAAATACAATTTAAGAAATTTGTAGCTACACAGGCACCTGAAAATCATGAAATATCTGATGAAGATGTGGAACATATGGAAATGGCTAACCTTATTGATTTGGAAATACAAGATCATGAAAATTTTATGAATCAAGTGAGGGATAGCTATTGTGAATATGATTCCTATGATGATTATCTAATAGAAGAACAATATATGGATAAAATTGAAGAACCTTTTGATTTAGAACAGGAATATGATAAATGGGATGATTATTCAGATTGTATTGATTCTGATTTAGAATATAAAGAGTATCAACAAGAACAGTTCAGAAAAGAAGATTCTATTGAAGGTCCTATGAGCTGTTTTGAACATGGCTATTATATGGATGAATCCAGCAATTCCAATCATGAAGAGCCTCCATTTATAGAGGAATATGACTTTGATGAACTAAAAATGGAATTGGAGTATGAAAAAAACAGCTATTTGGTTGAAAATGAAGTAACTCCTGAAGATATAATGTCTGAAAGAATTGAAGAACATAAAAAAGAAGAAAAAGAATATATGGATATGTTAACTTTCCAGCAGGAAGATTTTAATCCATTTGAATATTATCCTGATCCTGATGCTGGATGTAATGATATTTCAATTGATGCCCAATATTTTGAGTATAAACAGGCAGAACTTAAAAAGGAAAACTCTATTGAAGGTCCAATGAGCTGTTTTGAACATGGCTATTATATGGATGGACCTAGTGATTCTGATTATGAAGATCTTTCGTTTATGGAAGAATATGACTTTGAAGATAATTTAACTTTTGAAATGAAAGAAGAAATTTATGGGCCTGATTTTGAATCAGAGTTACAAGAAGACAAAGAAAAAGAATTCAAAAAAAACTAGCTGAATATAATGCAAAAAATCCAATTAAAAAATGATAAAACATGTCTTATGATAATATAATAGCTGAAATCAAATCCAATTTAACCGGAAATAAAGATAATGACAAAGATTATATAATTAATCAGTTTAAGGTTTTCAACTCAAAGGAAATCCATTTGGAACTTGGCAGATTGCTTTGGGAGTTGATGAGTGATGAAGAACAAAAAGAGTATAAAAAAGCTGTTATTCAGGATATACCTGTTGACGAATTCATAAAATCAGTTTACAGTTATCTGAATTATGGGGATTTTGAAACAGCCCTAAAAGAGCTTGAAGATTACATGGAAATTATACCATTTAAATTTAGGGAAAATCCTCAATTTGATTATTTTTACTTTAATAATCCTTTGGAAGAGGAGTTATTCAGAAAATATTTTAAAACACCAAAAGAGCTGAAAGTAATTCCGTTTGGTGAGGAATATCCGAGAGTCTTTTACCTGTATGGTGTTGTGCTTATGAATTTATCTGAATTTGACAAGGCTGAAAGTGCACTTAAAAAAGCTCTATCCTATAATCCTGTTTCTGGTGAGATTTTATCTACATTATCTGCATTATATGACGGAAATTATGATTTGAATAATTTGAAGAAAACAGCAGTTGAAATTTTAAAGTTCAGCTATGATCCAAGAGAAATAGCTAAAGCGTATAGGGATTTGGGATACTGCTACTATGAAAATAAGAAGTGTAACATATCAAAGGCATTATATGAACAAAGTTTAAACTATGAAAATCATCCGAGGGCACAAATAGAACTGCAATTAATAAACAGCTATCTGCATATTGATGAAACAGACATTAAAAAAGTTTTAAATGATGAAAATATTCCGGCAAATATTAATGATGATATTTTGGAAATATCAATGTTTTTAGCTTTGGATTTTGAAAAGAAAAATCTTTTAAATCAGTCCTTGTATTTTTATGGTGTTTTATATAACTTAACTCATGATGAAGAAGTTTTAACTAAAATTAATGATTTAAAACATAGATTATAATTTTTTTATTTGGTTTAAAACTTCCAATCCAAGTTTAGTTATTTCATATATTCTTCCTTTTTTGTCTTCTTCATTAATACATTCAACTAATCTTTTGTTTTTTAAGTCTGAAAGTGCATTAGATACTTGTGTAGTTCCTAAATCTGTTTTTAGTGCAATTTCAGAAGGCAACATATACTTATTTTCAAGACATTTTAATATTTTTTGACGTGTTTTTGATATTTTTATAAATCCAATAGCTGAATAAAGTTCTTTTTTGTTCATATGTATTATTTAATTAATAATGAGGTTATAACTTTATATATATTATTGGAAATATATAATAAGCTTATTATTAGCTTAAAATAAATATTTAACTATTATGTTTTTAATAAAATATTAATTAATATCCATTTTTAATAACAACATTAATATATTACATATTAATAAAATATAATTAATTAAATTATAAGGTATTTCAAATGTTAGTTCGTAATTTAGATTATTTATCAATTCCAAAAGAATTTAAGAAAGTTGAAACTAATATCTATGATAATAAA
This genomic stretch from Methanobrevibacter smithii ATCC 35061 harbors:
- a CDS encoding zinc ribbon domain-containing protein codes for the protein MSEDHNKKEHKHCPFCGHHVDEDDMICPHCGLFIP
- a CDS encoding zinc-ribbon domain-containing protein, whose translation is MVQCRECNSEVSDKAKFCPKCRTPLKSNEDVPKSPKIVSDKKGGFNPILIIGIIAIVAIAALGAGLLLGGGSDDSPAAVNNTAESDDVAEDVNPAPASANVTYVCSQKSDKFHLPECEWAQKINPKNKITYNSRDAAVADGRIPCQVCNP
- a CDS encoding zinc-ribbon domain-containing protein — translated: MNCPNCGAEVLSDNEKFCRKCGFKLVDSEVKKATVISEDIPKTRCRSCNNMIDNNLRICPYCGSNPNSSSTYASSASKTNSSSSSDSDCWGCCGLIVVIVIILYIIGLIF
- a CDS encoding DUF2085 domain-containing protein gives rise to the protein MNICKYLCHQKPERSFFYKEKQFPVCSRCTGIVIGAAAGFVLASLTQPNLIFVLGFIPLIIDGTTQYYGLRTSNNTLRFVTGLLCGFSIPFVVFKTESVILNYF
- a CDS encoding UvrD-helicase domain-containing protein, with the translated sequence MDFCSECGSMILNGSKCPMCGCIKTAETKEVKKTPRPEKKKTNKKPVIETFTKDIKTEPEKIASKNGKYLKKDYKSIDDLDDKTRQELLANDKFFKTVNSKPLDTQQKIACVLDSKNVQIIAGAGTGKTFTLIAKIKYLIAKKHVRPEDILCLSFSNTSVRDLKGKLPENVEIRTFHSLGRSVIKQHHKVSVIENNEILAIINDYLANANTDTLKDILEFCDSYFLNIESYIIRRNDRKELLNELKEAFTKVAFKPLLADFINLFKGNNFTKDYFSYFRSSNDDKDHDIFLKIAEDFYSYYQKYLDMHQQIDFNDMINESSKLIKKYGLKKHYRYILVDEYQDTTYTNYNLIKSLQDKTDAHLTVVGDDWQSIYGFRGTNIEFFSHFEEYFENPQRIFIEKTYRNPQELIDIAGSFIMKNPKQIRKSLKSPKNLKKPVKIIYPQKNPIEKREMIYNLIKDLSKKSEDVLILGRTNNNINQFIKHRNLVKKGNLKKDKFLRILDKTDKSMNNVYYRTLHSSKGLEADNVIIINMVDDYLGFPSKLKTHSVLNYVNTKNYDYKYSEERRLFYVGLTRSKNNVYLISDKNNPSEFIEELIDDSLENLEIIEYN
- a CDS encoding zinc ribbon domain-containing protein, whose protein sequence is MNQDEYIGNIVKNGVIALIIGFIITGILYSVMYSINGIEMYAGFIILGALYGFLFIKLDIFKNELDLIITNAVFAFFGSYVSIHLIFTSALKIAMNSSLLTYQFIGICIIAAVVVNYIRDTYLEINPLGSINLNLGKLPTVICPECGVEVNAENIFCSECGHKFSFIHCPECGAKLDEEGAFCQECGYKLEDDSKKEEVKEDNSKNDISLKKEVKEDNSKKDISLKKEVKEDNSKKEDNLKSCSNCGTKVSEDSKFCPECGNKIR
- a CDS encoding zinc-ribbon domain-containing protein, with translation MKYCPKCGSEIKNNMKFCQKCGAKLPADHINLNNEYCKHCGSAIPKGATRCPKCDRYLDEAANDSHSVATVIGYIFSFLVPLAAVVAGIYLLTQKNENVHKHGACIIIIAVGVMCITYLYYIKFL
- a CDS encoding tetratricopeptide repeat protein; translated protein: MSYDNIIAEIKSNLTGNKDNDKDYIINQFKVFNSKEIHLELGRLLWELMSDEEQKEYKKAVIQDIPVDEFIKSVYSYLNYGDFETALKELEDYMEIIPFKFRENPQFDYFYFNNPLEEELFRKYFKTPKELKVIPFGEEYPRVFYLYGVVLMNLSEFDKAESALKKALSYNPVSGEILSTLSALYDGNYDLNNLKKTAVEILKFSYDPREIAKAYRDLGYCYYENKKCNISKALYEQSLNYENHPRAQIELQLINSYLHIDETDIKKVLNDENIPANINDDILEISMFLALDFEKKNLLNQSLYFYGVLYNLTHDEEVLTKINDLKHRL
- a CDS encoding winged helix-turn-helix domain-containing protein — translated: MNKKELYSAIGFIKISKTRQKILKCLENKYMLPSEIALKTDLGTTQVSNALSDLKNKRLVECINEEDKKGRIYEITKLGLEVLNQIKKL